The Verrucomicrobiales bacterium genomic interval CCCCTATGGACCGCGCGTGGCATGCCACCGCTTTTCCTTCTCGCCACCCTATACCCTCCAAGTGACGAGGAACATGGTATGCGAAGACCACGTCGCTGCATTCCGGAGGGGGGAAACGTCCGGGGACGGACGTCGCTACAACTTCGCAGTCTTGGTAGAGGCTGAAGTTAACAGGTTCTCGCGCCCCTCCCGAGCTTTCTCACGAATGGGTCAATCGCACACGATAAACCAGTGCGGGCTGCCACGTCGCCCTGCAACAGACGAACAGATCTCGCAGTTCCGTATCGCTGAGGCTTTCGTAGTGAACACTGACCGACAGGAGGGGAGTATCCGCGCCAGGCAAAGCGGCCTCAAGATCAGCGGGAGTGAGAACTGGGTGCTGGTGGAGCTGCTGCATGATCGCTTCCAGCAGCCTTTCCACTGAGTGCTCCACAGCCGGCGGTGCATCGCCATGAAATGTCACTACATACTGAATTTCCAAAGGAATGGCTGGTTCGGAAACCAAACTCGGGCGAGGATGAGCCTCTCGGATCGACGTCGGCACTGCGGCACGAATGAGCGCCACATTCACCCGGGCTGTTGGATTGGCGCTGGGAACGAACAGCTCAGCTCGCGCGAGAGGTAACGTGGTGACCTCCACCCCCATTGGAATGGCCTGGGCCACGATCCGTTGGAGGGCGAGCGAGACGGCGGCAATGCGATGGGGTGTGGTCATAGCCAATGGTCAGATATTTCCCAAGTGCACCGATCTCCACTCGCAGAAATTATACACGCTGTTCATTGAGTTGAGAATCATGCGCAAGCAGGCCATCGCACAACCCTGAAATTTCTCCCCCTGCCCCTGAAGGAGACGATGCAGAAGGCGTCGGAGCGCAGGGGAGCTACACCCCCGTGGACTCGCCCCCTTGTCCCCTAGAACAAGGGGTTGGAGTCTTCTTTTAGTCAGCCAATCGTGGCTATTTGCGAGCGACTTTGTTGCGGCTGCTGGTGCGCTTGGCACTTTTCGCCATTCCCGCAGGATGCAAAATCACCTTGGTCCAGCCAGCGTCCCGGGCATCGAAATGCTTGTAGGCATCCGGCGCTTCCTCAAGGGCGAGTTCATGCGAGACAATCCAGGAAGGTTTGGCGCGCCCGGCATGGATAAGCTCGCCAAGGTAGCGGTTGTAAGCTTTGACGTTAGCCTGGCCAGTGCCCACCTTTTGGCCTTTAGACCAAAACAGTCCGAAGTCGAAGGCGAGTTTGCCTTCCTTGCCCAGCTCGTCGGGACACTTCGGATCCTCGGGTACAAATACCCCTACCACACCAATGCCGCCTGTGGCGCGCACAGACTTCACCAAGTCGTTCATGGTCGCATTCGGAACTTCATGTCCGGCCGGATCGTGGCACTGGTAACCCACACACTCACATCCACGATCAGCACCTTCGCCGTCGGTAAGCGCCAGAATTTGCTCTACCGCTGTGCCTTTGGAGTAGTCGATCGGGATGGCTCCAATCTGTTCTCCCAAAGCCAGCCGATCCGGGTGGGCGTCCACGATAAAGACTTTGCTGGCACCCTTAATCATGGCTGAGTGCGCAGCCATTAGGCCGACGGGGCCACATCCGTAGATGACGACAGACTCGCCGGCTTTGACGCCGGCCAGTTCCGTAGCGTGCCAGCCAGTGGGGAAGATGTCGGAGAGCATCACATAATCCGTTTCCAATTCCTGGGCGTCCTCAGGAAGCTTGAGGCAGTTGAAGTCGGCGTAAGGAACTCGCAGATACTCAGCCTGACCGCCGCTGTAGGGTCCCATGCCGGCGAAGCCGTAAGCTGCGCCCGCCGTGCCGGGATTCATGAACAGACAAGCACCTGTGAAACCACGCTCGCAGTTCTTGCAGAAGCCACAGGCAACATTGAAGGGTAGACAAACCCAATCTCCGACCTTGATGCGAGCCACGGCCGCACCCACCTCCAACACTTGTCCTAGATTCTCGTGACCAAGAATTTTTCCCTCCTCGACATTCGTCCGGCCTTCATACATGTGGAGGTCGGAGCCGCAAATGTTGGTGCTGGTCACCTTAATTAGCGCATCGGTGGGCATTTCGATCTTCGCGTCGGGGACATTCTTTATTCGAACGTCATGAGGACCATTGTATATCAGTGCTTTCATTATTTTGATTTATTGGGGTTTAGGGGCCGAGGATCGAGACCTGGACACCCGTCCGTCCAAATGCCCGGCGCGGCACGGCCCCCGATTTGCCTAAAGCCTGCACCTCCTGGGAAACGCCCGCCGTTGGCAAAAGTTCCTGGGCCGCCACAGCCGCGCTGGC includes:
- a CDS encoding DUF4255 domain-containing protein, producing MTTPHRIAAVSLALQRIVAQAIPMGVEVTTLPLARAELFVPSANPTARVNVALIRAAVPTSIREAHPRPSLVSEPAIPLEIQYVVTFHGDAPPAVEHSVERLLEAIMQQLHQHPVLTPADLEAALPGADTPLLSVSVHYESLSDTELRDLFVCCRATWQPALVYRVRLTHS
- a CDS encoding glutathione-independent formaldehyde dehydrogenase; the protein is MKALIYNGPHDVRIKNVPDAKIEMPTDALIKVTSTNICGSDLHMYEGRTNVEEGKILGHENLGQVLEVGAAVARIKVGDWVCLPFNVACGFCKNCERGFTGACLFMNPGTAGAAYGFAGMGPYSGGQAEYLRVPYADFNCLKLPEDAQELETDYVMLSDIFPTGWHATELAGVKAGESVVIYGCGPVGLMAAHSAMIKGASKVFIVDAHPDRLALGEQIGAIPIDYSKGTAVEQILALTDGEGADRGCECVGYQCHDPAGHEVPNATMNDLVKSVRATGGIGVVGVFVPEDPKCPDELGKEGKLAFDFGLFWSKGQKVGTGQANVKAYNRYLGELIHAGRAKPSWIVSHELALEEAPDAYKHFDARDAGWTKVILHPAGMAKSAKRTSSRNKVARK
- a CDS encoding twin-arginine translocation signal domain-containing protein, whose translation is MNTDSRPEDIWGQDNRRRFIKKVGVASAAVAAQELLPTAGVSQEVQALGKSGAVPRRAFGRTGVQVSILGP